The following coding sequences lie in one Gammaproteobacteria bacterium genomic window:
- a CDS encoding type II secretion system F family protein, with amino-acid sequence MVATFTYQVRDEQGHLHSGELEAGSSGAAAKALRERGYTPLSLEEKKQSALQKEITIPGLGGHIKAKEVAVFSRQFATMINAGLSLLRSLDILAEQTPNKVFAQAIRDVKTDVEKGRSLSEAMQRHPKAFNRLYVAMVRAGEIGGVLDTTLLRLADSLERQVEMRGKIKSAMTYPVAVLGLVVLILTAMLIFVVPMFESMYADLGGTLPLPTRILLGVSGFTVSNWYIIFGITLIGAYGFRRWVSSEQGRFLFDQIKLRLPIFGELTRKSSIARFSETLASLTRTAVPILQAMDIVADTAGNAVVAKAIRDVQASVKEGESLAGPLSEHPIFPPMVVQMLAVGEETGALDTMLDKLGEFYNAEVNATVDSLTSLLEPLLMVVLGGSVGTMIIALYMPMFNLINLVQ; translated from the coding sequence ATGGTTGCCACGTTCACCTACCAAGTTCGGGACGAACAAGGGCATTTGCATTCCGGCGAACTCGAGGCGGGTTCATCGGGAGCGGCGGCCAAGGCCCTCCGGGAGCGTGGGTACACGCCCCTGTCCCTGGAAGAGAAGAAACAATCCGCCCTCCAGAAAGAGATCACGATCCCCGGTCTCGGGGGGCACATCAAAGCGAAGGAAGTCGCGGTGTTCTCCCGGCAATTCGCGACGATGATCAACGCCGGCCTCTCGCTCCTTCGGTCGCTCGATATTCTCGCCGAACAAACGCCCAACAAGGTGTTCGCTCAAGCCATCAGGGATGTCAAGACCGACGTGGAGAAGGGGAGGAGCCTCTCCGAGGCGATGCAACGTCACCCGAAAGCGTTCAACCGGCTCTATGTGGCGATGGTTCGTGCCGGAGAGATCGGAGGCGTTCTCGACACCACGCTGCTCCGGCTGGCCGATTCGCTCGAACGACAGGTGGAGATGCGGGGCAAGATCAAGTCGGCGATGACCTACCCGGTCGCCGTGCTCGGCCTTGTCGTTCTCATCCTGACGGCGATGCTGATCTTTGTCGTCCCCATGTTCGAGAGCATGTACGCAGACCTCGGTGGCACGCTTCCCTTGCCGACCAGGATTCTCCTCGGCGTGTCTGGATTCACTGTGTCGAACTGGTACATCATCTTTGGAATCACGCTCATTGGAGCCTACGGCTTTCGACGCTGGGTGAGTTCAGAGCAAGGCAGGTTCCTCTTCGACCAGATCAAGCTGCGGCTGCCGATCTTCGGTGAGCTCACCCGGAAGAGCTCGATTGCTCGGTTCTCGGAGACTCTGGCGTCCCTGACCAGAACGGCGGTCCCGATCCTGCAGGCAATGGACATCGTGGCCGACACCGCCGGCAACGCAGTTGTCGCGAAGGCCATCCGGGATGTGCAAGCCTCGGTGAAAGAAGGCGAGTCCCTCGCTGGACCGCTGTCGGAGCATCCGATCTTTCCGCCGATGGTGGTACAGATGCTGGCAGTCGGTGAAGAGACCGGAGCGCTGGACACGATGCTCGACAAGCTCGGAGAGTTCTACAACGCCGAGGTGAACGCAACAGTCGACAGCCTCACGTCGTTGCTCGAGCCGTTGCTGATGGTCGTGCTCGGCGGGTCCGTAGGGACGATGATCATCGCCTTGTACATGCCGATGTTCAATCTCATCAACCTGGTTCAATAG
- a CDS encoding PilT/PilU family type 4a pilus ATPase, with protein MSGASRKLGELLVDGRLLSRDALEAFLEEEAATGLPLAKLLVEGDHVREEDVLQAVASRVHMPYVDLDEIFIDPRVAGRLEASKARSLVAVPVEEADASLVVVVADPFGESIHSELEEAVQGPVTLGLGTRAAIHRALDSIHGPIEEASVPDPGREPVISDLLAYVIDHEASDLHLAVGVPPQVRINGHLRPIPGYEALPPATLRRLIYGILTERQREKLEETLELDGSHPLPGRGRFRMNVFFQRDSVGAVFRAIPTEVKSLAELGIPRVVDEFADYQRGLVLVTGPTGSGKSTTLASIIDQINERRSAHILTVEDPIEFLHRHKKSIVNQREVGNDTLGFSQALRHALRQDPDVILVGEMRDLETISTALTAAETGHLVLATLHTQDAAQTIDRIIDVFPAHQQQQVRVQLAASLQAVMTQQLIETRDGTARVPAVEILIATPAIRNLIRETKTHQIATALQAGGKYGMQTMDQALAALVRKNKITFAQATERCMNIEDLQRLVGRVA; from the coding sequence GTGAGCGGAGCATCGCGAAAACTTGGAGAGCTGCTCGTTGACGGTCGTCTGCTATCACGTGACGCACTCGAGGCGTTTCTCGAAGAGGAAGCGGCCACCGGACTTCCGCTCGCCAAACTACTCGTCGAGGGGGACCACGTTCGAGAGGAGGACGTGCTTCAGGCAGTCGCCTCCCGTGTCCACATGCCATATGTCGATCTGGATGAGATCTTCATCGATCCTCGAGTAGCCGGGCGTCTGGAAGCATCCAAGGCCAGGTCTCTCGTGGCCGTTCCGGTCGAGGAGGCGGATGCGTCATTGGTCGTCGTGGTCGCCGATCCATTCGGGGAGAGCATTCACTCTGAACTCGAAGAGGCGGTCCAAGGTCCGGTGACACTCGGCCTGGGAACGCGAGCCGCGATTCATCGTGCACTGGACTCGATCCACGGACCGATCGAAGAGGCCAGCGTGCCGGATCCCGGGCGCGAACCAGTCATCAGCGACCTGCTCGCCTACGTGATCGACCACGAGGCGTCAGACTTGCACCTGGCCGTCGGAGTCCCGCCGCAGGTCCGAATCAACGGTCACCTCCGGCCGATCCCTGGTTACGAGGCGCTGCCGCCTGCCACGTTGCGCCGTCTCATCTACGGGATCCTCACCGAGCGCCAGCGTGAGAAGCTGGAAGAAACTCTGGAACTCGACGGTTCGCATCCGCTGCCAGGTCGCGGGCGCTTCAGGATGAATGTCTTCTTTCAGCGGGATTCGGTCGGCGCGGTCTTTCGTGCCATTCCCACAGAGGTCAAATCCCTGGCAGAGCTTGGCATTCCAAGAGTGGTCGACGAATTCGCCGACTACCAGCGAGGTCTCGTCCTCGTCACCGGTCCCACCGGATCGGGCAAGTCGACCACGCTGGCTTCGATCATCGACCAGATCAACGAGCGACGGTCGGCACACATCCTCACCGTCGAGGATCCGATCGAGTTCCTGCACCGGCACAAGAAATCGATCGTCAACCAGCGAGAGGTCGGCAACGACACACTCGGGTTCTCCCAGGCATTGCGTCACGCACTTCGCCAGGATCCGGATGTCATCCTGGTGGGGGAGATGCGGGACCTCGAGACGATCTCGACAGCGTTGACCGCGGCGGAGACGGGCCACCTCGTGCTGGCCACTCTGCACACGCAGGACGCGGCACAGACGATCGACAGGATCATCGATGTGTTTCCGGCTCATCAGCAGCAGCAGGTGCGGGTCCAGCTGGCAGCATCCCTCCAGGCGGTGATGACCCAGCAACTGATCGAGACGAGAGACGGAACGGCGAGAGTTCCGGCCGTCGAGATCCTCATCGCCACCCCTGCCATCCGAAACCTCATCCGTGAGACGAAAACGCACCAGATCGCAACCGCGCTTCAGGCGGGGGGGAAGTACGGCATGCAGACCATGGATCAGGCACTCGCCGCACTCGTCCGCAAGAACAAGATCACATTTGCTCAGGCGACCGAACGGTGCATGAACATCGAGGACTTGCAGCGGCTCGTCGGCAGAGTCGCATAG
- a CDS encoding type II secretion system protein GspE — MTSRSMVRKDSGHLGALLLEEGIVTQEALDRGLEIHNEAGLPLARVLLDEHLVDERDLVRVLARSIGLDFVDLREVTVDPAAASLIAESLASRYAAIPIGFEDDRLVVAMADPANVLAIDDIRAITGREVIPKVATRSDVDEAIRRMAALDTSVSDLAELAAEDSVEAQSLNALDAAADEAPVVKLVNMLITRASADRASDIHIEPTERDLRVRFRIDGVLHEIMRTPRSITNAVVSRLKIMADIDIAERRRPQDGRISLRVSGRQLDLRVSTLPTIYGEKVVMRLLDTSTALLELEDLGFSPYTLKGYAASYEKPYGTILVVGPTGSGKSTTLYATLNVLNKTETNIITVEDPVEYRLPGVNQVQVNRKAGLTFASGLRSFLRQDPDVMLVGEIRDTETASIAIESALTGHLVLSTLHTNDAPSSVSRLIEMGVEPFLVGSALDCVLAQRLARRLCENCRDEYEPTEAILAQAGFDEVPKTLQRPVGCKMCSNTGYRGRVAVHELMTVTEEIERLAVERVSTDVLKKAAISAGMRTLRQDGMVKVAAGVTSLEEILRVVV, encoded by the coding sequence ATGACGAGTCGCAGCATGGTCCGCAAGGACTCGGGACATCTCGGCGCGCTACTCCTCGAAGAGGGAATCGTCACCCAAGAGGCGCTGGATCGAGGACTCGAGATCCACAACGAGGCCGGTTTGCCGCTCGCGCGGGTACTGCTGGATGAGCATCTGGTCGACGAGAGAGATCTTGTTCGCGTTCTCGCACGCTCCATCGGCCTGGACTTCGTGGATCTTCGTGAAGTCACGGTCGACCCTGCCGCCGCCTCCCTGATCGCAGAGTCGCTTGCCAGCCGTTACGCAGCGATTCCGATCGGTTTCGAGGACGACCGTCTCGTTGTGGCGATGGCGGACCCGGCGAATGTGCTTGCCATCGACGATATTCGTGCGATAACGGGTCGCGAAGTCATTCCGAAGGTGGCGACCCGTAGCGATGTCGACGAGGCGATTCGGAGGATGGCTGCGTTGGACACGTCGGTGTCGGACCTCGCCGAGCTTGCTGCGGAGGACTCGGTCGAAGCTCAGAGCCTGAACGCACTCGACGCGGCTGCCGACGAAGCGCCGGTCGTGAAGCTGGTCAACATGTTGATCACGAGAGCCTCCGCGGATCGTGCTTCCGACATCCACATCGAGCCGACCGAACGGGACCTCCGGGTGCGGTTTCGCATCGACGGCGTGCTGCACGAGATCATGCGAACGCCGCGATCGATCACCAACGCCGTTGTCAGCAGACTCAAGATCATGGCCGACATCGACATTGCCGAGCGGCGTCGGCCACAGGATGGTCGTATCAGCCTTCGCGTCAGCGGTCGCCAGCTCGACCTGCGCGTCTCTACGCTTCCCACGATCTACGGCGAGAAGGTCGTCATGCGTCTTCTCGATACCTCAACGGCTCTCCTCGAGCTCGAGGACCTCGGATTCTCGCCCTACACGCTCAAGGGATATGCCGCTTCCTACGAGAAACCATATGGAACGATCCTCGTCGTCGGTCCAACCGGGTCCGGGAAATCGACAACGCTGTACGCAACGCTCAACGTTCTCAACAAGACCGAGACGAACATCATCACCGTCGAGGATCCTGTTGAGTATCGACTGCCCGGCGTGAACCAGGTACAAGTCAACAGAAAAGCAGGGTTGACTTTCGCCTCCGGGCTTCGGTCCTTCCTCCGTCAAGATCCAGACGTGATGCTCGTCGGAGAGATCCGTGATACCGAGACCGCCTCGATCGCCATCGAATCTGCACTCACCGGGCACTTGGTGCTTTCGACGCTACATACGAACGACGCGCCTTCCAGCGTGAGCCGCCTGATCGAGATGGGAGTGGAGCCGTTCCTGGTCGGGTCCGCACTCGACTGCGTTCTCGCACAGCGTCTGGCGCGCCGGCTCTGTGAGAACTGCAGGGACGAATATGAACCGACCGAGGCGATCCTGGCACAGGCAGGATTCGATGAGGTCCCGAAGACACTGCAAAGGCCTGTCGGCTGCAAAATGTGCTCCAACACGGGCTATCGAGGGCGAGTCGCGGTCCACGAACTGATGACCGTGACCGAAGAAATCGAGCGTCTCGCAGTGGAGCGTGTGTCCACCGATGTTCTCAAGAAGGCGGCGATCTCGGCAGGGATGCGGACTCTCCGCCAGGACGGCATGGTGAAGGTTGCCGCGGGCGTGACGTCACTCGAGGAGATCCTTCGAGTCGTGGTGTGA
- a CDS encoding DUF4388 domain-containing protein — translation MSLSGALESFPVVEVLKLAGRTGKTGVLRVDAQGLEARMYLAEGQLSFGTTRRDEEFHNKLVDAGLVDPRAWVDVERRERSIADILSEGATQEQLYAFMLDQMADVLFRVLRETSGRFAFSEDVAPRFETGVLLDVEQCVSEAEQRLSRWKEIESVIPGVAFHLSLAPDAADGSPVQIDAQEWRVLASFVGSGTVKEASRRLGWSEFRAAELMAAMVRRNILVVADHRPEGRYTYGEDGSSHTRSGAPTIEVLGPRLPAPPKDADEEPKEEPKEESKEESKEESDSEVIRSALSDIVTPSEQEPPAGPKRRRTLGAIIREAE, via the coding sequence ATGTCGTTGAGCGGTGCGCTGGAGTCGTTTCCTGTGGTTGAAGTCCTCAAGCTCGCTGGTCGAACCGGGAAGACCGGCGTTCTGCGCGTCGACGCGCAGGGTCTCGAAGCACGAATGTACCTTGCCGAAGGGCAACTGAGTTTTGGAACGACCAGGCGCGACGAGGAGTTCCACAACAAGCTCGTCGACGCCGGGCTGGTCGACCCGAGAGCCTGGGTCGACGTTGAGCGAAGAGAGCGCAGCATCGCCGACATCCTGAGCGAAGGCGCAACGCAAGAACAGCTCTACGCGTTCATGCTCGACCAGATGGCCGACGTGCTGTTTCGTGTGCTGCGAGAGACGAGCGGTCGCTTCGCGTTCTCAGAAGATGTTGCCCCGCGGTTCGAAACGGGGGTCCTCCTCGATGTGGAGCAGTGCGTTAGCGAGGCGGAGCAGCGCCTCAGTCGATGGAAGGAAATCGAGTCGGTGATTCCAGGCGTGGCGTTCCATCTCAGCCTTGCACCGGACGCAGCAGACGGATCTCCGGTGCAGATCGACGCCCAGGAATGGCGCGTCCTCGCCAGTTTCGTCGGCAGTGGCACCGTCAAGGAGGCATCCAGACGGCTCGGCTGGTCCGAGTTCAGAGCTGCCGAACTCATGGCGGCCATGGTGCGTCGCAACATCCTCGTGGTCGCCGATCACAGGCCCGAAGGTCGCTACACCTACGGGGAGGACGGGTCTTCGCACACCAGATCGGGTGCCCCCACGATCGAAGTTCTCGGCCCGCGCCTTCCTGCCCCTCCCAAGGACGCAGACGAGGAACCAAAAGAGGAGCCAAAAGAGGAGTCAAAAGAGGAGTCAAAAGAGGAATCCGACTCCGAAGTGATTCGCTCCGCCCTGTCGGACATCGTCACGCCGTCTGAGCAGGAACCGCCGGCCGGACCGAAACGCCGCCGGACCCTCGGTGCCATCATTCGAGAGGCGGAGTGA
- the mltG gene encoding endolytic transglycosylase MltG, giving the protein MKSGVSRAVTIIVTVVVVAVVAVVGGRRLATWAGSLGRPTDVTASSDIQAGAPVTIEVPAGSSARQIGIILAENGVVSSALAFELAVRGSGEAERLQAGTYQLETGMTAGDALNVLLRGPVVESYRVTVPEGLWVTEILDSLAAQTVYDREDFESGLSNVHSSHGYGGGGLDSWEGGLFPDTYEFAPDASAEEILQRMATTMDRRIESVDWSGLEAQDFTVKDGVIIASMIEAEAKLDEDRPLIASVVLNRLEIGMPLQIDATVLYALAERGKVLSSKDLEVDSPYNTYRVQGLPPTPIGAPGLASLEAAAHPAESKYLYYVLTDKAGGHSFAATYDEFLALKAQAKRDGVIP; this is encoded by the coding sequence ATGAAGAGTGGAGTATCTCGAGCGGTCACGATCATCGTAACCGTCGTTGTGGTCGCCGTCGTTGCCGTCGTGGGGGGACGCAGACTTGCCACCTGGGCCGGAAGCCTGGGAAGACCGACCGACGTCACGGCTTCTTCGGACATTCAGGCAGGTGCGCCGGTCACCATCGAGGTTCCCGCGGGATCTTCTGCGCGGCAGATCGGAATCATCCTTGCAGAGAACGGGGTGGTGTCTTCGGCTCTCGCGTTCGAACTCGCTGTCAGGGGGTCGGGGGAGGCCGAGCGGCTTCAGGCGGGCACGTATCAGCTCGAGACCGGCATGACGGCGGGCGACGCCCTGAACGTTCTCTTGCGGGGGCCCGTCGTCGAGAGTTACCGGGTGACGGTTCCGGAAGGCCTGTGGGTGACCGAGATCCTTGACAGCCTTGCCGCGCAGACCGTGTACGACCGTGAGGATTTCGAAAGCGGACTCAGCAACGTCCACTCATCTCACGGGTATGGCGGAGGAGGTCTCGATTCGTGGGAGGGCGGCCTCTTTCCCGACACCTACGAGTTCGCCCCAGACGCTTCTGCAGAGGAGATCCTTCAGCGCATGGCGACGACGATGGACCGGCGAATCGAGTCCGTGGACTGGAGCGGCCTCGAGGCGCAGGACTTTACCGTGAAGGACGGTGTCATCATCGCTTCGATGATCGAGGCCGAAGCGAAGCTCGATGAGGATCGGCCGCTGATCGCCAGCGTCGTGTTGAATCGACTCGAGATCGGCATGCCGCTGCAGATCGACGCCACCGTGCTCTACGCCCTCGCTGAGCGGGGCAAGGTGCTCAGTTCCAAGGACCTGGAAGTCGACTCTCCCTACAACACTTATCGGGTGCAAGGACTCCCTCCGACACCCATCGGGGCCCCAGGGCTCGCCAGTTTGGAGGCAGCAGCCCATCCAGCCGAGAGTAAGTATCTGTACTACGTCTTGACGGACAAGGCCGGGGGACATTCCTTTGCGGCGACCTACGACGAGTTCCTCGCACTCAAAGCCCAGGCAAAGCGTGACGGGGTCATTCCTTGA
- the ruvX gene encoding Holliday junction resolvase RuvX yields the protein MGRILALDYGTTRIGVAISDALRITAQPLAVVPSEEFEERLRELTKDRDIDLVVVGLPTSLDGSEGPSAAGARRLAERAGAITGVSVEMVDERFTTTAAERVLIEGNVRRRRRKEVVDKVAAAVILQGYLETLR from the coding sequence ATGGGTCGCATCCTTGCCTTGGACTACGGAACCACCAGGATCGGCGTGGCGATCTCCGATGCTCTGCGAATCACGGCACAGCCCCTCGCAGTGGTTCCGTCCGAAGAATTCGAAGAGCGACTTCGAGAGCTGACCAAGGATCGTGACATCGACCTGGTCGTCGTCGGCCTGCCGACGTCCCTCGACGGCTCCGAGGGGCCATCGGCCGCCGGAGCACGGCGGCTCGCCGAGCGTGCCGGGGCGATCACCGGTGTCAGCGTCGAAATGGTCGACGAGCGGTTCACGACGACGGCTGCCGAGCGTGTGCTCATCGAAGGGAACGTCCGTCGTCGCCGTCGTAAGGAAGTCGTCGACAAAGTCGCCGCCGCGGTGATCTTGCAGGGCTATCTGGAGACTCTGCGATGA
- the alaS gene encoding alanine--tRNA ligase: MESTLIRSSFLRFFEERDHVVRPSASLIPVDPTLLLTNAGMVPFKPYFLGEEPPPFPRAVSVQKSFRTVDIDIIGTTARHFTFFEMLGNFSFGDYFKEKAIPYAYELVTEVFDIDPELLWFTVYETDDEAAEIWIDGVGVPPHRVQRRGKDNFWQMGVPGPAGPCSEIFFDRGPRYGADGGPAVDEERFIEIWNLVFMQNVQDRPYHVIGDLPAKSIDTGMGLERVAMVLQGTETVFDIDTVRPVLAVAERHAGVEYGQDPLTDVSLRVLADHGRSMTVLIADGVVPSNEGRGYVLRRVLRRAVRHAWRLGGKGAVTPDLVEATIDVLGDSYPELLEKKSFIQDVVSREEERFRHTLASGHNLLDQALTSLQRGDNLSGSVAFKLHDTYGFPVELTTEIAGEQGVEVDLEAFESEMAEQRARARSAWRGGEEAADAGSYRRLLDRVGPSEFLGYHDLIAPASVVGIVRDGESLEVAAKGETVEVFLDRTPFYAESGGQVGDKGLLESEGFRGVVFDTQQAVPGLTSHHVKVTKGRLQVGQRIEAMVDSARREAISKSHTGTHILHWSLREVLGEHVHQAGSLNEAGRLRFDFSHYGALSQEEFSEVERLANERVIANPAVRAFTTSMDEARGLGALAFFGDKYGDVVRVVEIGDFSKELCGGTHTQSAGQIGPLIILGESSIGSNLRRVEAYSGDNAYEYLAGLRRRLGETGQILRSKPEDVPLRVRQLLDRTRHLEEELSALRSKLEAEEAQVLVADATEIGGVKVVVTAREETPPGQLRALALEIRDRLGSGVVVVGSSYGGKGALVGVVSRDLVARGVSASELILAGARKLGGGGSRDPELAQAGGPRGGELSAALDAVREAAGVALTGL, translated from the coding sequence ATGGAATCCACACTCATACGCTCATCATTTCTGCGCTTCTTCGAAGAGAGAGACCACGTCGTTCGTCCTTCGGCGTCGCTGATTCCCGTCGATCCCACCCTCTTACTCACCAACGCCGGCATGGTTCCGTTCAAACCGTATTTCCTCGGGGAGGAACCGCCGCCGTTTCCGAGAGCGGTGTCGGTGCAGAAGAGCTTCCGGACGGTCGATATCGACATCATCGGGACCACGGCTCGTCACTTCACGTTCTTCGAGATGCTGGGGAATTTCAGCTTTGGGGACTACTTCAAGGAGAAGGCGATCCCCTACGCATACGAACTCGTCACCGAAGTGTTCGACATCGACCCGGAGCTGCTGTGGTTCACGGTGTACGAGACCGACGACGAGGCTGCCGAAATCTGGATCGACGGCGTGGGCGTTCCTCCCCACAGGGTGCAGCGCAGGGGAAAGGACAACTTCTGGCAGATGGGTGTGCCGGGCCCCGCCGGCCCATGCTCGGAGATCTTCTTCGATCGCGGCCCTCGGTACGGTGCAGATGGCGGCCCGGCGGTCGACGAGGAGCGCTTTATCGAGATTTGGAACCTCGTGTTCATGCAGAACGTCCAGGATCGCCCCTACCACGTCATCGGGGACCTTCCGGCCAAGAGCATCGACACCGGCATGGGACTCGAACGCGTAGCGATGGTATTGCAGGGCACGGAGACCGTTTTCGACATCGACACGGTTCGACCGGTGCTCGCGGTGGCCGAGCGCCACGCCGGAGTCGAATACGGCCAGGACCCTCTCACGGACGTGTCTCTGCGAGTGCTGGCCGATCACGGCAGATCGATGACGGTGCTCATCGCAGACGGGGTCGTGCCTTCGAACGAAGGTCGTGGCTACGTGCTGCGCCGGGTCCTTCGAAGAGCGGTGCGTCACGCATGGAGACTCGGTGGCAAGGGCGCTGTGACTCCTGATCTCGTCGAAGCGACGATCGATGTACTCGGCGACAGCTATCCAGAACTGCTCGAGAAGAAGAGCTTCATCCAGGATGTGGTGAGCCGGGAGGAAGAGCGGTTTCGTCACACGCTCGCCTCGGGCCACAATCTGCTCGATCAGGCGCTCACGAGCCTGCAGCGCGGAGACAACCTCTCTGGCTCGGTGGCATTCAAGTTGCACGACACGTATGGCTTTCCTGTCGAGCTCACCACAGAGATTGCGGGAGAGCAGGGTGTCGAGGTCGATCTGGAGGCGTTCGAGAGCGAGATGGCCGAGCAGAGGGCCCGGGCTCGGTCCGCATGGCGGGGAGGCGAGGAGGCTGCCGACGCCGGCTCCTACCGGCGGCTCCTCGACAGGGTCGGGCCGTCCGAGTTCCTCGGATACCACGACCTGATCGCACCTGCCTCGGTGGTCGGCATTGTCAGGGACGGCGAGTCTCTGGAGGTCGCGGCGAAAGGCGAGACCGTGGAGGTTTTCCTCGACCGGACGCCGTTCTACGCCGAATCCGGGGGGCAGGTCGGCGACAAGGGCCTTCTCGAGAGTGAAGGCTTTCGAGGTGTGGTCTTCGACACGCAGCAGGCGGTACCTGGACTCACCTCGCACCACGTCAAGGTGACGAAAGGCCGCCTCCAGGTAGGCCAACGCATCGAGGCGATGGTGGACTCGGCTCGGCGTGAGGCAATCTCCAAGAGCCACACCGGGACCCACATCCTTCACTGGTCGTTGCGTGAGGTGCTGGGTGAGCACGTTCACCAGGCAGGATCGCTGAATGAAGCCGGGCGTCTTCGGTTCGACTTCAGCCACTACGGCGCTCTGTCGCAAGAGGAGTTCTCCGAAGTTGAGCGACTCGCGAATGAACGAGTGATCGCCAACCCGGCCGTGCGAGCCTTCACGACCAGCATGGACGAAGCCCGGGGCCTGGGGGCGCTGGCGTTCTTCGGCGACAAGTACGGAGATGTCGTCCGTGTGGTCGAGATCGGCGATTTCTCGAAGGAATTGTGCGGTGGCACGCACACTCAGAGCGCAGGTCAGATCGGTCCGCTCATCATCCTGGGCGAGTCGTCGATCGGCTCGAACCTGCGCCGCGTGGAGGCATACTCGGGTGACAACGCCTATGAGTATCTGGCCGGACTGCGACGGCGCCTGGGCGAGACCGGCCAGATACTCAGGTCCAAACCTGAAGACGTTCCATTGCGGGTCAGGCAGTTGCTCGATCGGACGCGACACCTCGAGGAAGAGCTTTCCGCGTTGCGCTCGAAACTGGAAGCGGAGGAAGCCCAGGTCCTCGTCGCAGACGCCACCGAGATCGGAGGAGTGAAGGTCGTCGTGACCGCCCGGGAGGAGACTCCTCCGGGGCAGCTGCGAGCCCTGGCGTTGGAGATCCGCGACCGCCTTGGCAGTGGGGTCGTCGTCGTCGGCAGCAGCTACGGTGGCAAAGGAGCGCTCGTCGGTGTCGTCAGCAGGGACCTCGTCGCACGAGGTGTCTCGGCTTCCGAACTCATCCTGGCAGGCGCCCGCAAACTCGGCGGTGGAGGAAGCCGAGATCCCGAACTCGCTCAGGCCGGTGGTCCCAGAGGCGGGGAGCTGAGTGCAGCTCTCGACGCGGTCAGGGAAGCAGCCGGAGTGGCGTTGACCGGTCTCTGA
- a CDS encoding AAA family ATPase, whose amino-acid sequence MDDLFAAHRSEVKSKVAPLASRMRPATLDEVVGQPHLVGPGAAFRRLLEAGRPISMILWGPPGTGKTTLARLVAGTSGARFEQLSATAAGVKDVRRILLEAERRLGEESRRTVLFLDEMHRFSKSQQDALLPGVEDGTIILVGATTENPFFEVNSPLISRASLFRLEKIEPEELGVLIDRAISDSERGLGDSGISLEAEARRALTERVGGDARAALNALEIAASLALGAKRVEVSRDDVAEALQRRIVLYDKSGDRHYDVISAFIKSLRGSDPDAALYWLHTMLVAGEDPEFIMRRMIVFASEDVGLADRHALPITIAASRALAYTGLPEATYALTHAALYLATAVKSNTVAVSIRKARAAVEETAGADVPAHLRSAAYPGAKELGHGVGYRYPHDYEEHVVAQQYLPDEAVERELFTPVDQGDEAGIRERVASWRRFLRGK is encoded by the coding sequence ATGGACGACCTGTTCGCAGCCCACCGGTCAGAAGTGAAGTCCAAGGTGGCTCCACTCGCATCCCGTATGCGCCCTGCGACCCTCGACGAAGTCGTTGGCCAACCACATCTGGTGGGTCCTGGTGCAGCCTTTCGTCGTCTGCTCGAAGCCGGCCGGCCGATCTCCATGATTCTGTGGGGTCCGCCCGGAACGGGGAAAACGACACTTGCACGGCTGGTCGCGGGGACTTCGGGCGCCCGGTTCGAACAGCTCTCCGCGACGGCCGCCGGAGTCAAGGACGTGCGACGGATTCTGCTCGAAGCAGAGCGTAGGCTCGGTGAGGAAAGCCGTAGGACGGTGCTGTTCCTCGATGAGATGCATCGTTTCTCGAAGTCGCAACAAGACGCGCTGCTGCCCGGCGTCGAGGACGGCACGATCATCCTCGTGGGCGCGACCACGGAGAACCCGTTCTTCGAAGTGAACTCCCCGCTGATTTCTCGGGCCAGCTTGTTCCGTCTCGAGAAGATCGAACCGGAGGAGCTTGGAGTGTTGATCGACCGGGCAATCTCCGACTCGGAGCGAGGATTGGGTGACAGCGGTATCAGCCTGGAGGCTGAGGCTCGGAGGGCGCTCACCGAACGTGTCGGCGGAGATGCCAGGGCGGCACTGAACGCTCTCGAGATCGCGGCTTCGCTCGCGCTTGGCGCGAAGCGAGTCGAAGTCAGCCGGGACGATGTGGCAGAGGCCCTGCAGCGTCGCATCGTCCTGTACGACAAATCGGGCGATCGCCACTACGACGTGATCTCCGCATTCATCAAGAGCTTGCGAGGATCCGACCCGGACGCCGCCCTGTACTGGCTGCACACCATGCTCGTGGCAGGCGAAGATCCCGAGTTCATCATGCGCAGGATGATCGTCTTCGCGTCCGAGGACGTTGGTCTGGCCGACCGGCACGCGTTGCCCATCACGATTGCCGCCTCGCGGGCCCTCGCCTACACGGGACTTCCCGAGGCTACCTACGCGTTGACGCACGCAGCGCTCTACCTTGCCACTGCCGTCAAGTCCAACACGGTCGCCGTCTCGATTCGCAAGGCACGCGCCGCAGTCGAGGAGACCGCAGGTGCGGACGTGCCGGCCCACCTTCGGTCCGCCGCGTACCCCGGAGCGAAGGAGCTGGGTCACGGCGTCGGATACCGCTATCCGCACGACTACGAAGAACACGTCGTCGCCCAGCAGTACCTTCCCGACGAGGCGGTCGAGCGTGAGTTGTTCACTCCCGTCGATCAGGGAGACGAAGCCGGTATCAGAGAGCGCGTCGCATCATGGCGACGGTTCCTCAGAGGCAAGTGA